A section of the Chryseobacterium ginsenosidimutans genome encodes:
- a CDS encoding electron transfer flavoprotein subunit beta/FixA family protein — translation MKILVCISSVPDTTSKINFTADKSAFDKNGIQWVINPLDEFALTKAIKLQESQGATVTVINVGDAVTEPVIRKALAIGANDAVRVNLDPKDSYSTAKEIAAVAQNGGYDLILCGKESIDYNGGSVPGMVAQLLNQPFVNASVGLDVNGSEATAVREIEGGKETISVKLPAVIAGQKGLVDEKDLIIPNMRGIMSARTKPLQVVEPTSSDVKVQGVSYDSVPPRAAVKLVSPDNLDELVRLLHEEAKVI, via the coding sequence ATGAAAATATTAGTTTGTATAAGTAGTGTTCCGGATACTACTTCCAAGATTAACTTTACGGCAGACAAATCTGCTTTCGACAAAAACGGAATTCAGTGGGTAATCAACCCGTTAGATGAATTTGCGTTGACAAAAGCGATTAAACTTCAGGAGTCTCAAGGTGCTACTGTAACCGTAATTAACGTTGGTGATGCTGTTACGGAGCCTGTTATAAGAAAAGCATTGGCAATCGGTGCAAATGATGCAGTAAGAGTAAATTTAGACCCTAAAGACAGTTATTCTACAGCAAAAGAAATTGCTGCTGTTGCTCAAAACGGTGGTTACGACTTAATTCTTTGCGGTAAAGAATCAATTGATTATAATGGTGGTTCTGTTCCAGGAATGGTTGCTCAATTATTAAACCAGCCTTTCGTAAACGCATCTGTAGGTTTAGACGTAAACGGAAGCGAAGCGACTGCTGTAAGAGAAATTGAAGGAGGTAAAGAAACTATTTCGGTTAAATTACCAGCTGTAATTGCTGGTCAGAAAGGATTAGTAGACGAAAAGGATTTGATTATTCCAAATATGAGAGGAATTATGTCTGCAAGAACAAAACCTTTGCAGGTTGTTGAGCCCACTTCTTCTGATGTGAAAGTTCAGGGAGTTTCTTATGACAGTGTTCCTCCGAGAGCTGCTGTGAAATTGGTTTCTCCTGATAATTTGGATGAATTAGTAAGATTACTTCACGAAGAAGCTAAAGTAATCTAA
- a CDS encoding RNA polymerase sigma factor — MKNLEENFKLAKKQDRRGQKALYDMFSAKMLAIANSYVNNLHDAEDILMNSFFTCFSKIDECREWKSFQFWLRKIVVNNSINFIRKRKNILYTDVEVNEIEDIADDWADETEELNMDEIFSKMPDGYRLIFNLYVFEEKKHHEIAEILNISEGTSKSQLSKSKKWMVDFLKRKKDEKQYAK; from the coding sequence ATGAAGAATTTAGAAGAGAATTTTAAACTGGCAAAAAAGCAGGATCGGAGAGGGCAGAAAGCTCTTTACGATATGTTTTCGGCGAAAATGCTTGCCATTGCAAATTCTTATGTCAATAATCTTCATGATGCGGAAGATATTTTAATGAATTCTTTTTTTACCTGTTTTTCGAAAATTGATGAGTGCAGGGAATGGAAAAGCTTCCAGTTTTGGTTAAGGAAAATTGTGGTCAATAATTCGATCAATTTTATCAGAAAGAGAAAGAATATTCTTTATACGGATGTTGAAGTGAATGAAATTGAAGATATAGCAGACGATTGGGCAGATGAAACAGAAGAACTCAATATGGATGAGATTTTTTCTAAAATGCCGGATGGATACAGACTGATTTTTAATCTTTACGTTTTTGAAGAAAAAAAGCATCACGAAATTGCAGAAATTCTCAATATTTCTGAAGGTACAAGCAAAAGCCAGCTGAGTAAATCTAAGAAATGGATGGTAGATTTTTTAAAAAGAAAGAAAGATGAAAAACAATATGCTAAATAA
- a CDS encoding bifunctional nuclease family protein — translation MDYKQLIIRGISYSQTQSGAYALLLEHEETHIKLPVVIGNFEAQSISLGLEKDIHPPRPLTHDLFTKFIVTANYELISVIIYQIVDGVFFSNINFKNRATEEEMILDARTSDAVAMAVRFDAPIFTTQQVLNEAGILLELEDVAKEEQPFSETISTEDSLTTISMEELQKLLEEAVKEEDYDTALEIQEEIKRRKKRID, via the coding sequence ATGGATTATAAACAGTTAATTATTCGCGGAATATCGTACAGCCAGACACAATCCGGGGCGTACGCATTGTTATTGGAACATGAAGAAACACATATAAAATTACCTGTTGTTATAGGAAATTTCGAGGCACAATCCATTTCTCTTGGTTTGGAGAAAGATATTCATCCGCCTCGTCCTCTTACGCATGATTTATTCACAAAATTTATAGTTACTGCTAATTATGAATTGATCTCTGTGATCATTTATCAGATTGTGGACGGAGTTTTCTTCTCAAATATTAACTTTAAAAATAGAGCTACGGAAGAAGAAATGATTCTTGATGCCAGAACTTCTGACGCTGTGGCAATGGCAGTAAGATTTGACGCTCCTATTTTTACAACTCAGCAAGTCCTGAACGAAGCAGGAATTCTTCTGGAATTGGAAGATGTAGCCAAAGAAGAACAGCCATTTTCAGAAACTATTTCTACGGAAGACAGTTTAACAACAATTTCAATGGAAGAGCTTCAGAAACTATTGGAAGAAGCTGTAAAAGAAGAAGATTATGATACTGCCTTAGAAATTCAGGAAGAAATCAAAAGGAGAAAAAAAAGAATTGATTAA
- a CDS encoding acetyl-CoA C-acyltransferase, which translates to MKEVFIVSAVRTPMGSFLGSLSAVPATKLGSVAVKGALDKIGLDPKSVQEIYMGNVLQAGEGQAPARQVALGAGLSNGTIATTINKVCASGMKAVTMAAQAIKAGDADVIVAGGMENMSAVPHYYNARNATKLGDVKMLDGMVLDGLTDVYNKVHMGVCAEKCATDYSISREDQDNFAIESYKRAAKAWSEGKFAEEVVPVSIPQRKGDPIVFAEDEEYKAVNFDRIPTLATVFKKEEGTVTAANASTLNDGASALILVSKEKMEELGLKPLARIISYADAAQAPEDFTTSPSKALPIALKKAGLELTDIDFFEFNEAFSVVGLANNKILGLDASKVNVNGGAVAIGHPLGSSGSRIIVTLINVLKQNNAKYGAAAICNGGGGASAIVIENM; encoded by the coding sequence ATGAAAGAAGTATTCATCGTTTCCGCAGTAAGAACTCCGATGGGAAGTTTTTTGGGAAGTTTATCAGCTGTTCCTGCTACTAAGCTAGGATCTGTTGCTGTAAAAGGAGCATTAGACAAAATCGGTCTTGATCCGAAATCGGTTCAGGAGATCTACATGGGGAACGTTTTACAGGCTGGAGAAGGACAGGCTCCAGCTCGTCAGGTTGCTTTAGGAGCAGGGCTTTCAAACGGAACTATCGCTACAACGATCAATAAAGTTTGTGCTTCAGGAATGAAGGCTGTAACGATGGCTGCACAGGCAATCAAAGCTGGTGATGCAGATGTAATTGTTGCTGGAGGTATGGAAAACATGTCTGCAGTGCCTCATTATTATAATGCAAGAAACGCTACAAAATTAGGTGACGTTAAAATGCTGGACGGAATGGTTTTAGACGGTCTTACAGACGTTTACAACAAGGTTCATATGGGAGTTTGCGCAGAAAAATGTGCTACAGATTATAGTATTTCAAGAGAAGATCAGGATAATTTTGCCATCGAATCTTACAAAAGAGCTGCAAAAGCTTGGAGCGAGGGGAAATTCGCTGAAGAAGTTGTTCCTGTATCAATTCCTCAGAGAAAAGGAGATCCGATCGTTTTCGCCGAAGATGAAGAATATAAAGCGGTAAATTTCGACAGAATACCTACACTGGCTACAGTTTTCAAAAAAGAGGAAGGAACGGTAACTGCTGCGAACGCATCTACTCTTAATGATGGTGCTTCTGCATTAATCCTTGTTTCTAAAGAAAAAATGGAAGAATTGGGATTAAAGCCACTGGCAAGAATCATTTCTTATGCTGATGCTGCTCAGGCGCCTGAGGATTTTACAACTTCACCGTCAAAAGCATTACCGATTGCTCTTAAAAAAGCAGGTTTAGAGCTTACAGATATTGATTTCTTCGAATTTAACGAAGCATTTTCTGTAGTTGGCTTAGCAAATAACAAAATCTTAGGATTGGACGCTTCTAAAGTGAACGTTAACGGTGGAGCAGTTGCTATCGGGCATCCACTGGGAAGTTCAGGTTCTAGAATTATCGTCACTTTGATCAATGTTTTAAAGCAAAACAATGCAAAATATGGTGCTGCAGCTATCTGTAATGGTGGTGGTGGTGCTTCGGCGATTGTTATTGAGAATATGTAA
- a CDS encoding nucleoside permease, which produces MNLKLRLTILSFLQFFVWGAWLITMANFWFGTKHWDGAQFGAVFGTMGIASIFMPTITGIIADRWVNAERIFSVLQILYGLVLFFLPHTENPDSFYYVMLVAMCFYMPTIALANSISYTVLKNSNLDVVKDFPPIRVWGTIGFIVAMWVTNLTGNKATEGQFYIGGVAAIILGIYALTLPKCPPQKLIDKSAPIVEQLGLNAFKLFGNYKMALFFGFSMLLGAALQLTNAYGDVFLSEFSHFPKYADSFVVQRSTIVMSISQVSETLFILAIPFFLKRYGIKKVMLISMFAWVLRFAFFAYGTPEGYGVSLIILSCIVYGMAFDFFNISGSLFVETTTDRKIRSSAQGLFMMMTNGFGAYFGSNIAGWAIDKFFTHKFTSATQLSAYLDTTPNNPTFLEILKNTLNSTINTDGTLSSAVMLRDWQNIWLAFAAYALVLAVLFAVLFRHKHNPAEISEVKH; this is translated from the coding sequence ATGAATTTAAAATTACGACTTACCATCCTCAGTTTTCTCCAGTTCTTCGTTTGGGGAGCATGGCTGATTACGATGGCTAACTTTTGGTTCGGTACAAAACATTGGGACGGAGCACAGTTTGGAGCTGTTTTCGGAACAATGGGGATTGCATCCATCTTTATGCCGACCATTACCGGAATTATTGCCGACCGCTGGGTAAATGCGGAAAGAATTTTTTCGGTTTTACAGATCCTTTATGGTTTGGTTCTTTTCTTTTTGCCACATACCGAGAATCCTGACTCTTTTTATTACGTAATGCTGGTTGCGATGTGCTTTTATATGCCAACAATCGCATTGGCAAACTCTATATCTTACACTGTTTTAAAGAACAGTAATCTGGATGTCGTTAAAGATTTCCCCCCGATTCGTGTTTGGGGAACAATCGGTTTTATTGTTGCCATGTGGGTTACTAATCTTACAGGAAATAAAGCGACGGAAGGGCAGTTTTATATTGGAGGAGTAGCAGCTATTATATTGGGAATCTATGCGTTGACTTTACCAAAATGCCCGCCACAGAAACTAATAGATAAAAGTGCACCTATAGTTGAACAATTAGGTCTAAATGCATTCAAGCTATTCGGTAATTATAAAATGGCTCTGTTCTTTGGTTTTTCTATGCTTTTGGGAGCTGCATTGCAGTTAACAAATGCTTATGGAGACGTTTTTCTTAGCGAATTTTCTCATTTTCCTAAATATGCAGATTCTTTTGTAGTTCAGAGATCAACGATTGTCATGTCTATTTCTCAGGTTTCTGAGACCTTATTTATTTTGGCGATTCCTTTCTTTTTAAAGCGATACGGGATTAAAAAAGTAATGTTGATTTCAATGTTTGCATGGGTGTTAAGATTTGCATTTTTTGCTTATGGAACTCCGGAAGGATATGGTGTTTCATTAATTATTTTATCTTGTATTGTTTATGGGATGGCTTTCGATTTCTTTAATATTTCGGGATCACTTTTCGTAGAAACTACCACAGACAGAAAGATCCGTTCTTCTGCACAGGGATTATTTATGATGATGACGAATGGTTTCGGAGCGTATTTCGGCAGTAATATTGCAGGTTGGGCAATTGATAAATTCTTCACGCACAAATTCACAAGTGCTACGCAGTTATCAGCATATTTGGATACAACACCAAATAATCCTACTTTTCTTGAAATTCTTAAAAATACACTCAATTCGACAATAAATACAGATGGAACTCTATCATCTGCTGTAATGCTGAGAGACTGGCAGAACATCTGGCTGGCTTTTGCCGCTTATGCTTTGGTTCTTGCTGTTTTGTTTGCTGTTTTATTTAGACATAAGCACAATCCGGCAGAAATTTCAGAGGTAAAACACTAA
- a CDS encoding SDR family oxidoreductase produces MLENKVAYITGGTKGIGFGIAKILLENGVSVAFSGRKRDDVEKAEQELKSYSENVLGIVSDVRNLESEEEAVKYIKEKFGRLDFVIANAGLGIFKSVDQLSSEEWNDMIETNLTGAFYTLKASVEELKKTEGYYITVSSLAGANFFENGTGYNASKFGVVGFTQAAMIDLRKYNIKTTVIMPGSVATNFNGNIPSEKDSWKIQPEDMGNLVLDILKMNPRVLPSKIEFRASQPGK; encoded by the coding sequence ATGTTGGAAAATAAAGTTGCTTATATAACAGGCGGAACAAAAGGAATAGGTTTCGGGATTGCAAAAATTTTACTTGAAAATGGAGTTTCGGTTGCATTTTCAGGGAGAAAAAGAGATGATGTGGAAAAAGCCGAGCAAGAATTAAAAAGCTATTCAGAAAATGTTTTAGGAATCGTTTCTGACGTAAGAAATCTTGAAAGTGAAGAAGAAGCCGTAAAATATATCAAAGAAAAATTTGGGAGACTGGATTTTGTTATTGCTAATGCAGGTTTAGGAATTTTCAAGTCGGTAGATCAATTATCTTCTGAAGAATGGAATGATATGATTGAAACCAATTTAACGGGAGCTTTCTATACTTTGAAAGCATCTGTTGAAGAATTGAAAAAAACGGAAGGGTACTATATCACTGTCTCAAGTTTGGCAGGAGCCAATTTCTTTGAAAACGGAACTGGTTATAATGCTTCAAAATTCGGAGTTGTAGGCTTTACACAGGCTGCAATGATTGATTTAAGAAAATATAATATTAAAACAACAGTAATTATGCCCGGTTCGGTAGCCACAAATTTCAATGGAAACATCCCTTCTGAAAAAGATAGCTGGAAAATTCAGCCGGAAGATATGGGAAATCTGGTTTTGGATATTTTAAAAATGAATCCGAGGGTTTTACCGAGTAAGATTGAATTTAGGGCATCACAACCAGGCAAATAA
- a CDS encoding electron transfer flavoprotein subunit alpha/FixB family protein, with translation MAVFVYAENINGVYKKAAFEAVSYAKAVADQAGETVTAISVNPTDSSDLLYKYGASNVINIKDEGLKSFSAKAYAQAVSEVANGNIIVFPHTTDASSIAPMLAIMNGHSLITNTLAAPESLSPFQVKRKAFSGKGFMHAKSEAPGVILTVSQNAFGVKENVVSGSEEVKNLSVANEDTKVISHEQSSGKLDLKEAEIVVSAGRGLKGPENWGMVEELANVLGAATACSKPVSDIGWRPHTEHVGQTGKAISPNLYIAIGISGAIQHLAGVNSSKTIVVINSDAEAPFFKSADYGVVGDAFQIIPALTEKIKAIRG, from the coding sequence ATGGCAGTATTCGTATACGCAGAAAATATAAACGGAGTTTACAAAAAAGCGGCTTTTGAAGCAGTTTCTTATGCTAAAGCTGTTGCAGATCAGGCTGGAGAAACCGTTACGGCAATCTCTGTAAACCCAACAGATTCTTCAGATTTATTATATAAATATGGAGCATCAAATGTTATTAATATCAAAGATGAAGGTCTTAAAAGCTTCTCGGCTAAAGCATATGCTCAGGCTGTAAGCGAAGTGGCAAACGGAAATATTATTGTTTTCCCTCACACTACTGATGCTTCTTCAATCGCTCCGATGTTGGCGATCATGAACGGACATTCATTAATTACCAATACTTTGGCAGCTCCGGAAAGTCTTTCTCCGTTTCAGGTGAAAAGAAAAGCTTTTTCAGGAAAAGGTTTTATGCATGCAAAATCTGAAGCACCAGGTGTTATTTTGACAGTTTCACAAAATGCTTTCGGAGTTAAAGAAAATGTAGTTTCAGGTTCTGAAGAAGTAAAAAATTTATCTGTGGCTAATGAAGATACTAAAGTGATTTCTCATGAGCAAAGTTCAGGAAAATTGGATCTTAAGGAAGCTGAAATTGTAGTTTCTGCAGGTAGAGGATTGAAAGGTCCTGAAAACTGGGGAATGGTAGAAGAATTGGCAAATGTTTTGGGCGCTGCTACAGCTTGTTCTAAGCCGGTTTCTGATATTGGTTGGAGACCTCACACAGAGCACGTAGGACAGACTGGTAAAGCGATTTCTCCAAATCTTTATATTGCTATCGGTATTTCTGGTGCAATTCAGCATTTAGCAGGAGTAAACTCTTCTAAAACGATCGTTGTAATCAACAGTGATGCTGAAGCTCCTTTCTTCAAATCAGCTGATTACGGTGTAGTAGGAGATGCTTTTCAGATTATTCCTGCATTAACAGAGAAAATTAAAGCTATCAGAGGATAA